CCATGTCATGTGAAACTCTTGCTTTTGATTGTGCTCATGGGGCTTCTGCTCCTATTTTGCACATTATTGATGATATAGTTGGGAACCATAAATGGCAAATCTCTGGTGACGTGCCAGATGGCCTTAATATCAACGAAGGTGTAGGCGTTATGAACATGGCCTATATTGCCACCCAAGTGAAGAATAGCGGAGCCAAAGTGGGAGTTGCCTACGATGGGGACGCTGACCGCGTTCTCTTAACTGATTCTCAAGGTAGGATTCTTGACGGCGATATTATTCTATGGGTTCTTGCGCGATGGCTGGCGGGAAAAGGCAAATTAGGGAATGGTGTTGTCGCTACGGTCATGAGCAATCTCTCCCTTGAGGAACATTTAAAAAAGCATAATATCGGAGTCTTTCGCTGCCCTGTAGGTGATAGATACGTCTTAGAAATGATGAAGTATCGTGGCGCTTATCTAGGGGGGGAACAGTCCGGCCATATTATTATTCGAGAGTTCACATCTACTGGTGATGGGATTTGTACTGGTTTTGTTTTTATGAAAGCCTGCGAGGAAATGGGAGAAGATATTGACTCTCTTGTTGACCGTTTTGATAGGTACCCTCAGCTTTTGAGGAATGTGGAGGTATGTCGAAATAGTGTTATAGACCCCACATTTATAACTGACATATCCCAGGAAGCAAACCGGAAACTTATGGGACAAGGACGAGTACTCATCCGCGCCTCAGGGACAGAACCACTTATGAGGGTTCTGGTTGAGGCAAAAGATCCTAAATTAATGGAAGACATTTCAAAAGATCTTGTTGATCAGATACAGATGAAGTGCTGTTAGTTTTTTGACTTAGGTAGAAAGGGAGTGGAAAGGATGCAAAAGCAGATAGTTTCTAAATGCCTTTTCCCAGTTGCAGGGTTAGGAACCCGCTTTCTTCCTGCCACGAAAGACGTTCCTAAAGAAATGCTGCCCC
This region of Aminobacterium colombiense DSM 12261 genomic DNA includes:
- the glmM gene encoding phosphoglucosamine mutase, coding for MKGLEESEKKVRCLFGTDGVRDVANRGVMTPEMALRLGRSYVLYLTERGVPRPRIVVGRDTRRSGKMLEDALVAGMLSAGAQVLTLGVIPTPGVSFAVKHIKAQGGVVISASHNPAEYNGIKFLNNEGHKLNDDAEAAIEDYLGDDLIDDWRPTGASIGEVQERKDIALVYAQWLASLISSSSMSCETLAFDCAHGASAPILHIIDDIVGNHKWQISGDVPDGLNINEGVGVMNMAYIATQVKNSGAKVGVAYDGDADRVLLTDSQGRILDGDIILWVLARWLAGKGKLGNGVVATVMSNLSLEEHLKKHNIGVFRCPVGDRYVLEMMKYRGAYLGGEQSGHIIIREFTSTGDGICTGFVFMKACEEMGEDIDSLVDRFDRYPQLLRNVEVCRNSVIDPTFITDISQEANRKLMGQGRVLIRASGTEPLMRVLVEAKDPKLMEDISKDLVDQIQMKCC